In Arachis stenosperma cultivar V10309 chromosome 1, arast.V10309.gnm1.PFL2, whole genome shotgun sequence, one DNA window encodes the following:
- the LOC130970932 gene encoding enhanced ethylene response protein 5 — protein MAYMSMGEAHRRITEYLNRFSDAVSSQDGASLKSLFAVSSDSHFLLSLADALNIFHDAPRLLKNSDNYGQYSDIILPLFRCLQSYRQSNLLEAYTAFEKAANAFIQEFRNWESAWAMEALYAIVYDIRVLAEKADRELASNGKSPEKLKGAGSFLMKVFGVLAGKGSKRVGALYVTCQLFKIYFKLGTVHLCRSVIRSIETARIFDFEEFPKRDKVTYMYYTGRLEVFNENFPAADHKLSYALEHCNPRSEANIRMILKHLIPVKLSIGILPTNMLLEKYSLLEYSDIVQALRRGDLRLLRRALQDHENRFLRSGVYLVLEKLELQVYQRLVKKIYIIQKQKDPSKAHQVKLDVIVKALKWLEIDMDVEEVECIMAILIYKNLMKGYFAHKSKVVVLSKQDPFPKLNGKPVNS, from the exons ATGGCTTACATGAGCATGGGGGAAGCTCATAGAAGGATCACGGAGTACCTCAACCGTTTCTCCGACGCTGTGTCGTCCCAAGACGGTGCTTCGTTGAAGTCACTCTTCGCCGTCTCGTCCGACTCCCATTTCCTCCTCTCCCTCGCCGACGCCCTCAACATCTTCCACGACGCCCCAAGGCTCCTCAAGAACTCCGATAACTACGGCCAGTACTCTGACATCATCCTCCCACTCTTCCGCTGCCTCCAGAGCTACCGTCAATCGAATTTGCTCGAAGCCTACACCGCCTTTGAAAAAGCCGCCAA TGCGTTTATACAGGAGTTTCGAAACTGGGAATCTGCCTGGGCTATGGAGGCTTTATATGCCATTGTTTATGATATTAGGGTTCTTGCCGAGAAG GCGGATAGAGAGTTAGCTTCCAATGGGAAATCCCCGGAGAAATTGAAAGGAGCTGGTTCCTTCCTTATGAAAGTATTTGGTGTTCTTGCG GGAAAAGGTTCTAAGCGTGTTGGGGCACTATATGTAACTTGCCAGTTGTTCAAGATTTACTTTAAG TTGGGTACAGTTCATCTTTGCCGTAGTGTGATACGAAGTATTGAAACTGCACGCATATTTGACTTTGAGGAATTTCCTAAGAGAGACAAG GTTACTTACATGTACTATACTGGTCGTCTTGAAGTTTTCAATGAAAATTTTCCTGCA GCTGATCATAAATTATCATATGCCTTAGAGCATTGCAACCCACGGAGTGAAGCCAATATAAG GATGATTCTTAAACATCTTATCCCGGTGAAGCTTTCAATAGGCATATTACCTACAAATATGCTTTTGGAGAAGTACAGTCTGCTTGAG TACAGTGACATTGTGCAAGCTCTCAGAAGGGGGGATCTTCGGCTTCTTCGGCGTGCACTCCAAGATCATGAGAACAG GTTCTTGAGATCAGGCGTATATCTTGTCCTAGAGAAGTTGGAACTTCAAGTATACCAGAGATTAGTAAAGAAGAT TTACATTATTCAAAAGCAGAAGGACCCAAGTAAAGCCCATCAGGTGAAGTTGGATGTTATTGTTAAAGCATTGAAATGGCTTGAAATTGACATGGATGTTGAAGAG GTAGAATGTATAATGGCCATTCTGATATATAAGAATCTCATGAAGGGTTATTTTGCCCATAAAAGCAAAGTGGTTGTATTGAGCAAGCAAGACCCTTTTCCCAAGCTGAATGGAAAACCTGTCAACTCCTAG
- the LOC130963151 gene encoding uncharacterized protein LOC130963151 has product MSEQQPQEVTTLLMRRCKVVWRLLLLFNFALGAYIFAGVQLRELKENRGRKSHRLHKGRASSEVPRDPITASVDWNYDDLLIPATTPVAARNPLLEEQQREVLLWMLQEKRKMKPKDRAEKKQIDEEKAILKRFLRAKSIPKF; this is encoded by the exons ATGAGTGAGCAACAGCCACAGGAAGTTACTACATTGCTCATGAGGCGCTGCAAGGTTGTTTGGCGCCTTCTCCTTCTCTTCAATTTCGCCCTTGGAG CTTATATATTCGCCGGAGTGCAATTGCGAGAGTTGAAGGAGAATCGTGGAAGGAAATCACATAGATTGCACAAGGGTAGAGCAAGTTCTGAAGTCCCTCGGGATCCTATCACAGCTTCAGTGGATTGGAATTACGACGATCTGCTGATCCCTGCCACGACGCCTGTGGCAGCGCGCAATCCTCTCCTTGAGGAACAACAACGTGAAGTGCTCCTGTGGATGCtgcaagagaaaagaaaaatgaaaccTAAGGACCGGGCAGAGAAGAAACAAATCGATGAGGAAAAGGCCATTCTCAAAAGGTTCCTGCGTGCAAAGTCCATACCAAAGTTTTAG